A window of Solanum stenotomum isolate F172 chromosome 3, ASM1918654v1, whole genome shotgun sequence contains these coding sequences:
- the LOC125860326 gene encoding histone-lysine N-methyltransferase, H3 lysine-9 specific SUVH6-like: protein MSVLAEMSPSEMLEKKKLLQMVDTKSPSTFKRVKVDATRNFPENCGSFVCQNNGSKEIYPEFPSNTKRVKVDSTRSFPENCGPCVPKKKNGSDTQCSVDSEIKSCSEVDMDVVESAEPLSVFVPVQAGDSSHQNTSCQPINGNQPLKMKEENLMYDESTQHHEVQKPSTDTRNTCDWFIKDEPIENEPELPAIVSQENLIQGRNEPSKETSKRVHFEEVPDNESRSRVDYVEICILSCSESNSLKSGLKTPSAGKKGGKGEIVQEEAVRCPEPLHKCKVIYEDESMVMKKQIDLGVSQEDLRNSVVMCDVSGNGLLTEHEHIQKVKEVRETLKLFDDEYTKLLLEDRAEKHEGRSKRSIHIEAAMALKKQKKWVNCEWTFGHVPGVQIGDQFRFRAELVMIGLHHQFIKGINYVAIDRKDVASSIVDSGRYDNEAISSETFIYVGQGGNPKVSVNARVEDQKLEGGNLALKNSMDLGYPVRVICGRQRVNGEKSDIRYIYDGLYTVTKCWEERAPTGKYIFKFELKRNLGQPKLARELMSRPAKLVKVNQFRVNKAKKSILQSEFVVDYDVSQGKEKIPIPIVNAIDDERPSPFTYITNMQYPDWYYISRPQGCNCTSGCLDSEQCSCASRNGGEIPFNTRGSIVRAQPLVYECGPSCKCPPSCKNRVSQHGPRYHLEVFKTESRGWGLRSRDYVTCGRFICEYVGELLDEKEAENRIGHDEYLFDIGNYDEEIPKRNVARNNNLKVESNSLMRKDEDGFTLDALRYGNVGRFINHSCSPNLYAQNVMYYHGDKRVPHIMFFASESIAPLEELTYHYNYHVDHVSDKNGDMKRKNCRCGSRKCEGRMY from the coding sequence ATGTCTGTGTTAGCGGAAATGAGTCCCTCAGAGATGTTAGAGAAGAAGAAACTTCTTCAGATGGTTGATACTAAATCTCCCTCCACATTTAAGCGCGTAAAAGTCGATGCTACCCGCAATTTCCCTGAAAATTGTGGTTCATTTGTTTGTCAAAACAATGGAAGCAAAGAGATCTACCCGGAATTTCCATCCAATACCAAGCGTGTAAAAGTCGATTCTACGAGGAGTTTTCCGGAGAATTGTGGCCCCTGTGTTCCTAAAAAGAAGAATGGAAGTGATACTCAATGCTCTGTTGATTCTGAGATCAAAAGTTGTTCTGAAGTTGATATGGATGTGGTTGAGTCAGCTGAGCCTTTAAGTGTTTTTGTGCCAGTACAGGCTGGTGATTCAAGTCATCAGAATACCTCATGTCAACCTATTAATGGAAATCAGCCTTTGAagatgaaagaagaaaatcttATGTATGATGAATCTACTCAACATCATGAAGTCCAAAAGCCGTCAACCGATACAAGAAATACATGTGATTGGTTTATAAAAGACGAGCCTATTGAAAATGAACCAGAATTGCCTGCAATTGTTTCACAAGAAAATCTAATTCAAGGTCGAAATGAACCTAGTAAGGAAACAAGCAAGAGAGTTCATTTCGAAGAAGTTCCTGACAATGAATCCAGGAGTCGGGTAGACTATGTTGAAATTTGCATTTTATCCTGCTCCGAGTCGAACTCACTAAAATCAGGTCTCAAGACCCCAAGTGCCGGTAAGAAAGGGGGCAAGGGTGAGATCGTGCAGGAAGAAGCAGTTAGGTGTCCAGAACCCCTACACAAGTGCAAGGTTATTTATGAAGATGAATCTATGGTCATGAAGAAGCAAATAGATCTCGGAGTATCTCAAGAAGATTTAAGAAATTCTGTTGTCATGTGTGATGTTTCGGGTAATGGATTGTTGACTGAACATGAACATATTCAGAAAGTGAAAGAAGTTAGAGAGACTCTGAAACTTTTTGATGACGAATATACTAAACTTTTGCTAGAAGATAGAGCAGAAAAACATGAAGGACGGTCCAAAAGAAGTATCCATATAGAGGCAGCAATGGCTttgaaaaaacagaaaaagtgGGTAAATTGTGAGTGGACTTTTGGACATGTTCCTGGAGTGCAAATTGGGGATCAATTCAGGTTCAGGGCGGAACTTGTTATGATCGGACTACATCACCAATTTATTAAGGGTATCAATTATGTGGCTATTGACAGAAAAGATGTTGCATCTAGCATTGTTGATTCTGGTCGGTATGACAACGAGGCCATATCTTCTGAAACATTTATTTATGTTGGTCAAGGCGGGAATCCAAAAGTATCTGTTAATGCGAGAGTGGAAGATCAAAAGCTTGAAGGGGGTAATCTTGCCTTGAAGAACTCCATGGACTTGGGATATCCGGTGAGGGTTATTTGTGGTCGACAAAGAGTGAATGGTGAAAAGAGTGATATAAGATACATTTACGATGGGCTCTACACCGTGACTAAGTGTTGGGAAGAAAGAGCCCCAACTGGAAAATACATTTTCAAGTTTGAATTGAAAAGAAATCTTGGCCAACCAAAACTTGCTCGTGAACTAATGTCACGGCCAGCAAAGTTAGTCAAGGTAAATCAATTTCGTGTCAACAAGGCAAAAAAATCGATTTTGCAGTCAGAGTTTGTTGTGGACTATGATGTCTCCCAAGGAAAAGAGAAGATACCAATCCCTATTGTCAATGCAATAGATGATGAGAGACCCTCACCGTTCACTTACATTACCAACATGCAATATCCAGATTGGTATTATATCTCTAGGCCTCAAGGTTGCAATTGTACAAGTGGATGCTTGGATTCCGAGCAATGCTCTTGTGCTTCTAGGAATGGAGGTGAAATTCCATTCAACACAAGAGGCTCTATTGTTAGAGCACAACCTCTTGTTTATGAGTGTGGTCCATCTTGCAAATGTCCCCCTTCTTGCAAAAATAGAGTTAGCCAACATGGTCCTCGATACCATTTGGAGGTTTTCAAGACCGAATCGAGAGGATGGGGTTTGAGGTCACGAGATTATGTCACATGCGGTAGGTTTATATGTGAATATGTTGGGGAGTTGCTTGATGAAAAGGAAGCTGAAAATAGAATAGGCCATGATGAGTACTTGTTTGATATTGGCAATTATGATGAAGAAATCCCCAAAAGGAATGTTGCGCGTAATAATAACCTCAAAGTTGAGTCAAATTCTTTGATGAGGAAGGATGAAGATGGCTTTACCCTTGATGCGTTAAGATATGGGAATGTTGGAAGATTTATCAACCATAGTTGCTCACCAAACCTTTATGCTCAAAATGTCATGTATTACCATGGTGATAAGAGAGTACCTCACATAATGTTTTTCGCTTCTGAGAGTATTGCTCCATTAGAGGAGCTTACTTATCACTACAACTACCATGTTGACCATGTTTCTGATAAAAATGGCGATATGAAGAGAAAGAATTGTAGATGTGGCTCTCGGAAGTGCGAGGGGAGAATGTACTGA